From the genome of Vicia villosa cultivar HV-30 ecotype Madison, WI linkage group LG2, Vvil1.0, whole genome shotgun sequence, one region includes:
- the LOC131653994 gene encoding uncharacterized protein LOC131653994 isoform X1 has product MSSYSYYHPFTTTKPLPIWQPHRHQHHRSLSCSQSPLLRHRLSCSRLQQVSVASEASHEHQDGQSENLNSNNNNSSKEVKTTSKIQVPRQKHIPVSKSQLLDAILSIMLHQDAAHHFRLLTSCLDSILHAEHKTILEEMRSDYHLTDSLQTQDQDISNYANNGNGNVYQEDMQQLQSQKSMLSDYALNLGTLLRSFDPTPDNDYDRGSRVTVATRFQRAFMQLLADAQFEELSARDLMLTSALNTDYLLTLPIYVDWEKAYESNAIIFRRGYATEKQNGLLIVEKLDYLQSKLLETIFSLVSKPLAKLGTKISEVTFCVLYENFSQKHVVHSWTERLRLWLKELSVFQKSLLHNDNALDEQIGVNQVPNEELPIWLAAQRAVARYEGILSPVGPRERLLRRLLSWIGLIPLKSETPFQVENDGDSPEPYLRPTFLSRISLSDTWRPATRKYCGNDPWKMLKTSISILFSKSVLQEPAFEELILLYTEEVGEINGKDKAEVPSLQLKIYERIPFPDLAVVFPHKKLSFRIIDTVRLDIATILGLLAYFINYKFENVLSSPSAVLLDVVAVSALMIYGSRVALGYKQTWDRYQLLVNKTLYEKTLASGFGSVHFLLDASEQQQYKEAILAYAVLLKADKGQVTSRQRVGEECERFMYEVFKVKVEMPIDKALNTLLRLSLATETCIDGKHGLLAIPCPQAYEALKERWNSLFC; this is encoded by the exons ATGTCATCATACTCGTATTATCATCCATTCACTACCACCAAACCTCTTCCAATTTGGCAGCCACACCGCCATCAGCACCACCGGTCACTCTCTTGCTCACAATCACCACTTCTCAGACACAGGCTTTCCTGTTCAAGGCTTCAACAAGTATCTGTTGCCTCAGAGGCTTCACATGAACACCAAGACGGGCAGAGTGAAAAcctcaacagcaacaacaacaactcctcCAAGGAGGTCAAAACTACTTCTAAAATACAAGTGCCCAGACAAAAACACATCCCCGTTTCCAAGTCCCAACTTCTAGATGCCATCCTCTCTATCATGCTTCATCAAGATGCTGCTCATCACTTTCGCCTTCTCACCTC ATGTTTGGACTCTATACTTCATGCTGAACACAAAACCATCTTAGAGGAGATGCGTTCAGATTATCACCTCACCGATTCACTCCAAACTCAGGATCAAGACATTTCAAACTATGCCAATAATGGGAATGGGAATGTCTATCAGGAGGACATGCAGCAGCTTCAATCACAAAAGTCTATGCTTTCCGATTATGCTCTCAACCTCGGGACTCTTTTGCGTTCTTTCGACCCAACTCCCGACAATGATTATGACAGGGGGTCCAG AGTTACCGTTGCTACTCGTTTCCAACGTGCTTTCATGCAACTTCTTGCTGATGCACAATTCGAAGAACTATCAGCTCGGGATCTAATGTTGACATCTGCATTGAATACAGACTATCTCCTTACCTTGCCAATATATGTTGATTGGGAGAAAGCATATGAGTCTAATGCCATAATATTTAG GCGGGGTTATGCAACTGAGAAGCAAAATGGCCTATTAATTGTTGAAAAACTGGATTACTTACAGTCCAAGCTTCTAGAAACAATCTTCTCTCTTGTATCAAAACCACTAGCAAAACTTGGCACCAAGATCAGCGAGGTTACTTTTTGCGTG CTTTATGAAAATTTCAGTCAGAAACATGTAGTGCACAGTTGGACAGAAAGATTGAGGCTTTGGCTAAAGGAACTGTCAGTATTTCAAAAGTCTCTGCTCCATAATGACAATGCTTTGGATGAGCAAATAGGTGTAAACCAAGTACCAAATGAAGAACTCCCTATTTGGCTGGCAGCTCAGAGAGCAGTAGCTCGATATGAAGGGATTTTGTCACCTGTTGGTCCCCGTGAAAGACTCTTAAGGAGATTGCTTTCTTGGATTGGACTCATTCCCCTTAAATCAGAAACACCTTTTCAGGTTGAAAATGACGGTGACTCTCCTGAACCTTATCTAAG GCCTACTTTTTTATCAAGGATATCACTTAGTGATACATGGAGACCTGCAACAAGAAAGTACTGCGGAAATGATCCTTGGAAAATGTTAAAAACTTCCATTTCCATACTTTTCTCAAAATCAGTCCTGCAG GAACCAGCCTTCGAGGAACTAATTCTATTGTATACAGAGGAAGTTGGAGAAATCAATGGTAAAGATAAAGCGGAGGTTCCATCATTGCAGTTAAAGATCTATGAGAGAATTCCTTTTCCAGATTTAGCG GTGGTTTTTCCTCATAAAAAGCTATCATTCCGCATCATAGACACG GTGCGCTTGGATATTGCCACAATTTTGGGACTCTTGGCATATTTTATAAACTACAAATTTGAGAATGTCTTATCTTCCCC ATCTGCTGTATTACTTGATGTAGTTGCTGTAAGTGCTCTAATGATATATGGGAGTCGTGTGGCTCTAGGCTACAAACAGACATGGGATCGGTATCAG CTATTAGTGAACAAAACACTTTATGAAAAGACCTTAGCAAGTGGCTTTGGCTCAGTGCACTTTCTTTTAGATGCTTCTGAACAGCAACAA TACAAGGAAGCTATTTTGGCTTATGCAGTGCTGCTCAAAGCTGATAAGGGCCAG GTGACTTCTCGGCAAAGAGTAGGAGAGGAATGTGAGAGATTCATGTATGAAGTTTTTAAAGTGAAG GTTGAAATGCCAATTGACAAGGCACTCAATACGTTATTAAGGCTGAGCCTAGCAACTGAAACTTGTATTGATGGAAAACATGGATTGTTGGCTATACCTTGTCCTCAGGCCTATGAAGCCCTTAAAGAGCGATGGAATAGTTTGTTTTGTTAA
- the LOC131653994 gene encoding uncharacterized protein LOC131653994 isoform X2: MSSYSYYHPFTTTKPLPIWQPHRHQHHRSLSCSQSPLLRHRLSCSRLQQVSVASEASHEHQDGQSENLNSNNNNSSKEVKTTSKIQVPRQKHIPVSKSQLLDAILSIMLHQDAAHHFRLLTSCLDSILHAEHKTILEEMRSDYHLTDSLQTQDQDISNYANNGNGNVYQEDMQQLQSQKSMLSDYALNLGTLLRSFDPTPDNDYDRGSRVTVATRFQRAFMQLLADAQFEELSARDLMLTSALNTDYLLTLPIYVDWEKAYESNAIIFRRGYATEKQNGLLIVEKLDYLQSKLLETIFSLVSKPLAKLGTKISELYENFSQKHVVHSWTERLRLWLKELSVFQKSLLHNDNALDEQIGVNQVPNEELPIWLAAQRAVARYEGILSPVGPRERLLRRLLSWIGLIPLKSETPFQVENDGDSPEPYLRPTFLSRISLSDTWRPATRKYCGNDPWKMLKTSISILFSKSVLQEPAFEELILLYTEEVGEINGKDKAEVPSLQLKIYERIPFPDLAVVFPHKKLSFRIIDTVRLDIATILGLLAYFINYKFENVLSSPSAVLLDVVAVSALMIYGSRVALGYKQTWDRYQLLVNKTLYEKTLASGFGSVHFLLDASEQQQYKEAILAYAVLLKADKGQVTSRQRVGEECERFMYEVFKVKVEMPIDKALNTLLRLSLATETCIDGKHGLLAIPCPQAYEALKERWNSLFC; the protein is encoded by the exons ATGTCATCATACTCGTATTATCATCCATTCACTACCACCAAACCTCTTCCAATTTGGCAGCCACACCGCCATCAGCACCACCGGTCACTCTCTTGCTCACAATCACCACTTCTCAGACACAGGCTTTCCTGTTCAAGGCTTCAACAAGTATCTGTTGCCTCAGAGGCTTCACATGAACACCAAGACGGGCAGAGTGAAAAcctcaacagcaacaacaacaactcctcCAAGGAGGTCAAAACTACTTCTAAAATACAAGTGCCCAGACAAAAACACATCCCCGTTTCCAAGTCCCAACTTCTAGATGCCATCCTCTCTATCATGCTTCATCAAGATGCTGCTCATCACTTTCGCCTTCTCACCTC ATGTTTGGACTCTATACTTCATGCTGAACACAAAACCATCTTAGAGGAGATGCGTTCAGATTATCACCTCACCGATTCACTCCAAACTCAGGATCAAGACATTTCAAACTATGCCAATAATGGGAATGGGAATGTCTATCAGGAGGACATGCAGCAGCTTCAATCACAAAAGTCTATGCTTTCCGATTATGCTCTCAACCTCGGGACTCTTTTGCGTTCTTTCGACCCAACTCCCGACAATGATTATGACAGGGGGTCCAG AGTTACCGTTGCTACTCGTTTCCAACGTGCTTTCATGCAACTTCTTGCTGATGCACAATTCGAAGAACTATCAGCTCGGGATCTAATGTTGACATCTGCATTGAATACAGACTATCTCCTTACCTTGCCAATATATGTTGATTGGGAGAAAGCATATGAGTCTAATGCCATAATATTTAG GCGGGGTTATGCAACTGAGAAGCAAAATGGCCTATTAATTGTTGAAAAACTGGATTACTTACAGTCCAAGCTTCTAGAAACAATCTTCTCTCTTGTATCAAAACCACTAGCAAAACTTGGCACCAAGATCAGCGAG CTTTATGAAAATTTCAGTCAGAAACATGTAGTGCACAGTTGGACAGAAAGATTGAGGCTTTGGCTAAAGGAACTGTCAGTATTTCAAAAGTCTCTGCTCCATAATGACAATGCTTTGGATGAGCAAATAGGTGTAAACCAAGTACCAAATGAAGAACTCCCTATTTGGCTGGCAGCTCAGAGAGCAGTAGCTCGATATGAAGGGATTTTGTCACCTGTTGGTCCCCGTGAAAGACTCTTAAGGAGATTGCTTTCTTGGATTGGACTCATTCCCCTTAAATCAGAAACACCTTTTCAGGTTGAAAATGACGGTGACTCTCCTGAACCTTATCTAAG GCCTACTTTTTTATCAAGGATATCACTTAGTGATACATGGAGACCTGCAACAAGAAAGTACTGCGGAAATGATCCTTGGAAAATGTTAAAAACTTCCATTTCCATACTTTTCTCAAAATCAGTCCTGCAG GAACCAGCCTTCGAGGAACTAATTCTATTGTATACAGAGGAAGTTGGAGAAATCAATGGTAAAGATAAAGCGGAGGTTCCATCATTGCAGTTAAAGATCTATGAGAGAATTCCTTTTCCAGATTTAGCG GTGGTTTTTCCTCATAAAAAGCTATCATTCCGCATCATAGACACG GTGCGCTTGGATATTGCCACAATTTTGGGACTCTTGGCATATTTTATAAACTACAAATTTGAGAATGTCTTATCTTCCCC ATCTGCTGTATTACTTGATGTAGTTGCTGTAAGTGCTCTAATGATATATGGGAGTCGTGTGGCTCTAGGCTACAAACAGACATGGGATCGGTATCAG CTATTAGTGAACAAAACACTTTATGAAAAGACCTTAGCAAGTGGCTTTGGCTCAGTGCACTTTCTTTTAGATGCTTCTGAACAGCAACAA TACAAGGAAGCTATTTTGGCTTATGCAGTGCTGCTCAAAGCTGATAAGGGCCAG GTGACTTCTCGGCAAAGAGTAGGAGAGGAATGTGAGAGATTCATGTATGAAGTTTTTAAAGTGAAG GTTGAAATGCCAATTGACAAGGCACTCAATACGTTATTAAGGCTGAGCCTAGCAACTGAAACTTGTATTGATGGAAAACATGGATTGTTGGCTATACCTTGTCCTCAGGCCTATGAAGCCCTTAAAGAGCGATGGAATAGTTTGTTTTGTTAA
- the LOC131653994 gene encoding uncharacterized protein LOC131653994 isoform X3, with protein MSSYSYYHPFTTTKPLPIWQPHRHQHHRSLSCSQSPLLRHRLSCSRLQQVSVASEASHEHQDGQSENLNSNNNNSSKEVKTTSKIQVPRQKHIPVSKSQLLDAILSIMLHQDAAHHFRLLTSCLDSILHAEHKTILEEMRSDYHLTDSLQTQDQDISNYANNGNGNVYQEDMQQLQSQKSMLSDYALNLGTLLRSFDPTPDNDYDRGSRVTVATRFQRAFMQLLADAQFEELSARDLMLTSALNTDYLLTLPIYVDWEKAYESNAIIFRRGYATEKQNGLLIVEKLDYLQSKLLETIFSLVSKPLAKLGTKISEVTFCVLYENFSQKHVVHSWTERLRLWLKELSVFQKSLLHNDNALDEQIGVNQVPNEELPIWLAAQRAVARYEGILSPVGPRERLLRRLLSWIGLIPLKSETPFQVENDGDSPEPYLRPTFLSRISLSDTWRPATRKYCGNDPWKMLKTSISILFSKSVLQEPAFEELILLYTEEVGEINGKDKAEVPSLQLKIYERIPFPDLAVVFPHKKLSFRIIDTVRLDIATILGLLAYFINYKFENVLSSPSAVLLDVVAVSALMIYGSRVALGYKQTWDRYQYKEAILAYAVLLKADKGQVTSRQRVGEECERFMYEVFKVKVEMPIDKALNTLLRLSLATETCIDGKHGLLAIPCPQAYEALKERWNSLFC; from the exons ATGTCATCATACTCGTATTATCATCCATTCACTACCACCAAACCTCTTCCAATTTGGCAGCCACACCGCCATCAGCACCACCGGTCACTCTCTTGCTCACAATCACCACTTCTCAGACACAGGCTTTCCTGTTCAAGGCTTCAACAAGTATCTGTTGCCTCAGAGGCTTCACATGAACACCAAGACGGGCAGAGTGAAAAcctcaacagcaacaacaacaactcctcCAAGGAGGTCAAAACTACTTCTAAAATACAAGTGCCCAGACAAAAACACATCCCCGTTTCCAAGTCCCAACTTCTAGATGCCATCCTCTCTATCATGCTTCATCAAGATGCTGCTCATCACTTTCGCCTTCTCACCTC ATGTTTGGACTCTATACTTCATGCTGAACACAAAACCATCTTAGAGGAGATGCGTTCAGATTATCACCTCACCGATTCACTCCAAACTCAGGATCAAGACATTTCAAACTATGCCAATAATGGGAATGGGAATGTCTATCAGGAGGACATGCAGCAGCTTCAATCACAAAAGTCTATGCTTTCCGATTATGCTCTCAACCTCGGGACTCTTTTGCGTTCTTTCGACCCAACTCCCGACAATGATTATGACAGGGGGTCCAG AGTTACCGTTGCTACTCGTTTCCAACGTGCTTTCATGCAACTTCTTGCTGATGCACAATTCGAAGAACTATCAGCTCGGGATCTAATGTTGACATCTGCATTGAATACAGACTATCTCCTTACCTTGCCAATATATGTTGATTGGGAGAAAGCATATGAGTCTAATGCCATAATATTTAG GCGGGGTTATGCAACTGAGAAGCAAAATGGCCTATTAATTGTTGAAAAACTGGATTACTTACAGTCCAAGCTTCTAGAAACAATCTTCTCTCTTGTATCAAAACCACTAGCAAAACTTGGCACCAAGATCAGCGAGGTTACTTTTTGCGTG CTTTATGAAAATTTCAGTCAGAAACATGTAGTGCACAGTTGGACAGAAAGATTGAGGCTTTGGCTAAAGGAACTGTCAGTATTTCAAAAGTCTCTGCTCCATAATGACAATGCTTTGGATGAGCAAATAGGTGTAAACCAAGTACCAAATGAAGAACTCCCTATTTGGCTGGCAGCTCAGAGAGCAGTAGCTCGATATGAAGGGATTTTGTCACCTGTTGGTCCCCGTGAAAGACTCTTAAGGAGATTGCTTTCTTGGATTGGACTCATTCCCCTTAAATCAGAAACACCTTTTCAGGTTGAAAATGACGGTGACTCTCCTGAACCTTATCTAAG GCCTACTTTTTTATCAAGGATATCACTTAGTGATACATGGAGACCTGCAACAAGAAAGTACTGCGGAAATGATCCTTGGAAAATGTTAAAAACTTCCATTTCCATACTTTTCTCAAAATCAGTCCTGCAG GAACCAGCCTTCGAGGAACTAATTCTATTGTATACAGAGGAAGTTGGAGAAATCAATGGTAAAGATAAAGCGGAGGTTCCATCATTGCAGTTAAAGATCTATGAGAGAATTCCTTTTCCAGATTTAGCG GTGGTTTTTCCTCATAAAAAGCTATCATTCCGCATCATAGACACG GTGCGCTTGGATATTGCCACAATTTTGGGACTCTTGGCATATTTTATAAACTACAAATTTGAGAATGTCTTATCTTCCCC ATCTGCTGTATTACTTGATGTAGTTGCTGTAAGTGCTCTAATGATATATGGGAGTCGTGTGGCTCTAGGCTACAAACAGACATGGGATCGGTATCAG TACAAGGAAGCTATTTTGGCTTATGCAGTGCTGCTCAAAGCTGATAAGGGCCAG GTGACTTCTCGGCAAAGAGTAGGAGAGGAATGTGAGAGATTCATGTATGAAGTTTTTAAAGTGAAG GTTGAAATGCCAATTGACAAGGCACTCAATACGTTATTAAGGCTGAGCCTAGCAACTGAAACTTGTATTGATGGAAAACATGGATTGTTGGCTATACCTTGTCCTCAGGCCTATGAAGCCCTTAAAGAGCGATGGAATAGTTTGTTTTGTTAA
- the LOC131653995 gene encoding uncharacterized protein LOC131653995 translates to MYPVLQQQAMLYDVAFRRNTCCITNQNQKQQHQQRRSNSARDRVIDFGKYKGKMLGSLPSTYLKWVSKNLRARDFEEWAILADQVLVDPIYRDRIEWEFALDVLDGNCARLSSTGSADSKLHEISERFGWDNLDKIGWSKVDFDLLGTSKGGRIPRLDNRNPSDADAASESNKYPRSAKYQLTPTDATDATTGISSNSSNRSRRTERREKLKLKMRTTTQEAQQQHKEDDTTVAADIKQQVAAANPFPGRQALLRKAINHRAQS, encoded by the coding sequence ATGTATCCGGTATTGCAGCAGCAGGCAATGCTATATGATGTTGCGTTTAGGAGGAATACTTGTTGTataacaaatcaaaatcaaaagcaACAGCATCAGCAGCGGAGAAGCAACTCGGCCAGAGACAGAGTAATAGATTTCGGTAAATATAAAGGGAAGATGCTGGGAAGCCTCCCATCAACGTATCTGAAATGGGTTTCAAAAAACTTACGTGCACGGGATTTTGAGGAATGGGCGATTCTTGCAGACCAAGTCCTTGTGGATCCGATCTACAGAGACCGCATCGAGTGGGAGTTTGCTCTCGATGTGTTAGATGGAAACTGTGCTAGATTATCATCCACTGGATCCGCAGATTCTAAACTCCACGAGATAAGCGAGAGGTTTGGTTGGGATAATCTCGATAAGATTGGTTGGAGCAAAGTTGATTTCGACCTTCTTGGTACTTCTAAAGGAGGCAGAATTCCGAGACTAGACAATCGCAATCCAAGTGACGCCGACGCCGCCAGTGAATCCAATAAGTACCCAAGAAGTGCCAAGTATCAACTAACTCCAACCGACGCCACTGATGCTACTACTGGTATCAGTAGTAATAGTAGTAATAGGAGTAGGAGGACGGAGAGAAGAGAGAAACTGAAACTGAAAATGAGGACCACGACACAAGaagcacaacaacaacacaagGAGGACGATACTACTGTGGCTGCTGATATTAAACAACAAGTTGCCGCCGCCAATCCATTCCCAGGACGTCAGGCTCTTCTCCGCAAAGCCATCAACCACCGCGCACAATCCTAA